A stretch of the Notolabrus celidotus isolate fNotCel1 chromosome 3, fNotCel1.pri, whole genome shotgun sequence genome encodes the following:
- the pla2r1 gene encoding secretory phospholipase A2 receptor: MFSPCLRVCASVSPVLLLLSVVLSRSCVCGTEGSDQVLDQTQLVEFNKKGLFILESEPLKRCVTADRSNLVLEDCERPTRSMLWKWVSRHRLFNLGTSMCLGLNVSDTTQPLSMFECDLSLPVLWWRCNKNMLYGPSQWKLAVAGRLVVVKKNSYHLWKRHNTPKEGPCSHPYEEIHTLLGNAQGMPCALPFKYNNKWYYECTTEGREDNLPWCATTTRYDEAERWGFCPVKDVSCEQFWESNQELQACYQFNLYTILTWSQALSTCQAQGGNLLSITSLAEQRYIGDRLAGVGARVWIGLNHLKDGRGWQWSDGAPLSLVNFTTALPASPLQDNKQCGVYNSAFEGQWQSLSCESAMPYICKKTPNNTRRVEPIESWQYIQTECADGWWPHNGFCYRLLTETEAGSWEESARACASLEANLTSVHSLSEVELLINLLSNYSGDSTEVWIGLWKQSASPTVEWSDGSAVTLTQWHQYHPPHNLTDTTLCAKADKKEGNWLLASCEERLPAVCRRESPSPVLDPGTWDEGCPEGWKRHAHSCYMVTTHKQTFYDALDSYYCDAPLLTVENRFEQAFVNSLLSARGADSSRSYWIRLTDHGKDGEYGWTPHKGSSTPLTFTNWNKHQPVSGEGCVVMSGGPALGQWEVKDCNSHKALSVCKQNISSFHGVTLIEHHTDAFAPCPPGWESHSGLFHCFKVFHDEKVLMKRSWVEADFFCRALGAQLASFRFYEEQVFVKELLSTMFEGTEVRWFWVGLNKRDPEDPGAWEWSDGSPVVTSFIEDKNEEDDRRDCAMYSDLTNALMPQPCDNKHEWICKLARDEELIKPYWYTEQSEPWVFYRGAEYLLAKQPFSWEAVSLACQMMGAYLLSVHSREELHFIKERLKRLSHGPTDWWIGLSIPHSGEEVRWRDQTDLDFQNWAEGDPRKNGMCVTMSSSTGKWTTSKCSDLHGYVCKRRTVSVVETPREPHYIGGCPEKWLYFGHKCLLLHLVDDPKEGKSWKDAQSICSSFEGSLVAIEDEIEQAYITMLLQGSSVGVWIGLGDYDTMKWTNGRPVSYTNWSPIEPKSYINEDEWVSGFVGERLCTVLSNNHNFHLTGKWYDERCSERSYGFVCQKPQDTSKRPAHPSQLPVHDNIEYRSRSYKVVSGNMSWYDAMHKCIENDSDLVSITDAYHQAFLTVLVNRLTVPHWIGLYSQDGGINYQWTDGSDTVYTHWDAADDDFVTGECVYMDVTGGWRRADCDAPLPGAVCHIPPPSSKPFVSYELVCPSMWVKFGHGCYTFEPVIQKLTFEEAREHCRQRVNTSDVLTVESETESRFILEQLWTSGYLHQSVWLGMYLNIDTDSLSWVDGSPMDYTNWPTKPPDSKMLTADACFTTRVVDGLWHLALCHERLGFVCKTVSEEIPEVEVEPLNTLHHGIVPAAVLVAVLIFALLAGAMWFMYKRSASRFRGLPTLGNAYYRQTSSQATESDGNVLITDLEASSGE, encoded by the exons AAAAGGGTCTGTTCATCCTGGAGAGCGAGCCTCTGAAGCGCTGCGTCACAGCGGACCGCTCCAACCTGGTCCTGGAGGACTGCGAGCGGCCCACGCGGAGCATGCTGTGGAAGTGGGTCTCTCGACATCGCCTCTTCAACCTGGGCACCAGCATGTGTCTGGGCCTCAACGTGTCGGACACCACGCAGCCCCTCAGCATGTTTGAGTGCGACCTCAGCCTCCCTGTGCTGTGGTGGCGCTGCAACAAGAACATGCTGTACGGGCCGTCGCAGTGGAAGCTGGCGGTGGCCGGACGCTTAGTGGTGGTGAAGAAAAACTCGTATCACCTGTGGAAGAGGCACAACACGCCTAAAGAGGGGCCCTGCTCACACCCGTATGAAG AGATCCACACTCTGCTGGGGAACGCTCAGGGCATGCCGTGTGCCCTGCCcttcaaatacaacaacaagtgGTACTATGAGTGCACCACCGAGGGCCGAGAAGACAACCTCCCCTGGTGTGCTACGACCACCCGCTACGATGAGGCGGAGAGATGGGGCTTCTGTCCTGTTAAAG ATGTGAGCTGTGAGCAGttctgggagtcgaaccaggaGCTGCAGGCGTGTTACCAGTTCAACCTGTACACCATCCTGACCTGGAGTCAGGCTCTGTCCACCTGCCAGGCTCAGGGAGGAAACCTGCTCAGCATCACCAGCCTGGCCGAGCAAAGGTACATCGGAG ATCGTCTGGCAGGAGTTGGAGCGAGGGTCTGGATCGGGCTGAACCATCTGAAAGACGGGCGGGGGTGGCAGTGGTCTGATGGAGCACCTTTATCTTTGGTTAATTTCACCACAG CTCTCCCTGCCAGCCCCCTGCAGGACAACAAACAGTGTGGAGTTTATAACTCGGCGTTTGAGGGTCAGTGGCAGAGTCTGTCCTGTGAGTCTGCTATGCCTTACATCTGCAAGAAGACGCCCAACAACACGCGCAGAGTGGAGCCGATTG agAGCTGGCAGTACATCCAGACAGAGTGTGCTGATGGCTGGTGGCCTCATAACGGTTTCTGCTACCGACTGCTGACCGAGACAGAAGCAGGAAGCTGGGAAGAGTCTGCAAGAGCCTGTGCATCTCTGGAGGCCAATCTGACCAGTGTCCACTCCCTGTCTGAGGTGGAACTGCTGATCAACCTCCTGTCCAACT ATTCTGGGGACAGCACGGAGGTGTGGATCGGTCTTTGGAAACAGTCGGCGTCACCGACAGTTGAGTGGTCTGACGGCTCCGCAGTGACTCTCACTCAGTGGCATCAGTATCACCCTCCACACAACCTGACAGACACAACGCTGTGTGCTAAAGCAGATAAGAAG GAGGGGAACTGGCTTCTGGCGTCATGTGAGGAGCGACTGCCTGCCGTGTGTCGGAGAGAGAGTCCCAGTCCTGTTCTGGACCCGGGGACCTGGGATGAAGGATGTCCTGAG GGCTGGAAGCGACACGCTCACTCCTGCTACATGGTGACGACCCACAAGCAGACCTTCTACGATGCACTGGATTCATATTACTGCGACGCTCCTCTCCTCACTGTGGAGAACAG GTTCGAGCAGGCGTTCGTCAACAGTCTGCTGAGCGCCAGAGGAGCTGACAGCAGCAGGTCTTACTGGATCCGCCTGACGGATCACGGGAAGGATGGAGAGTACGGATGGACTCCTCACAAAGGCTCCTCGACTCCTCTCACCTTCACCAACTGGAACAAACACCAACCAG tcaGCGGTGAAGGCTGTGTCGTGATGTCAGGCGGTCCAGCTCTGGGTCAGTGGGAGGTGAAGGACTGTAACTCCCATAAAGCTCTGTCCGTGTGTAAGCAGAACATCAGCAGCTTCCACGGAGTCACACTAATTGAGCATCACACCGACGCCTTCGCCCCCTGTCCTCCGGGGTGGGAGTCACACTCCGGGCTGTTCCACTGTTTTAAG GTGTTCCACGATGAGAAGGTCCTGATGAAGCGCTCCTGGGTGGAGGCGGACTTCTTCTGTCGGGCCCTCGGGGCTCAGCTGGCCAGCTTCCGCTTCTATGAGGAGCAGGTGTTTGTTAAGGAGCTCCTCAGCACCATGTTTGAAGG CACAGAGGTCCGCTGGTTCTGGGTCGGTTTAAACAAGAGAGACCCTGAAGACCCCGGAGCCTGGGAGTGGTCTGATGGATCTCCT GTGGTGACGTCGTTCATCGAGGATAAGAACGAAGAGGACGACCGGAGAGACTGCGCCATGTACAGCGACCTGACCAACGCTCTCATGCCGCAGCCCTGCGACAACAAACACGAGTGGATCTGCAAGCTGGCCAgag ATGAAGAGCTGATAAAACCTTACTGGTACACTGAGC AGAGCGAGCCCTGGGTGTTTTACCGTGGAGCTGAGTACCTGCTGGCCAAGCAGCCGTTCAGCTGGGAGGCCGTCTCTCTGGCCTGTCAGATGATGGGAGCGTACCTGCTGTCGGTTCACTCCAGAGAGGAGCTGCACTTCATTAAGGAGCGCCTGAAACGG CTCTCACACGGCCCGACTGATTGGTGGATTGGTCTGTCCATCCCGCATTCCGGAGAGGaggtcag gtgGAGAGACCAGACAGACTTAGACTTTCAGAACTGGGCAGAAGGCGACCCGAGGAAGAACGGGATGTGTGTCACCATGTCTTCTTCAACAG gaaaGTGGACTACGAGTAAATGCAGCGACCTGCACGGCTATGTGTGCAAGAGAAGGACCGTCTCTGTGGTGGAGACGCCCAGAGAGCCGCACTACATCGGAGGCTGTCCGGAGAAGTGGCTCTACTTCGGACACAAG tgtCTCCTGCTTCACCTCGTGGATGACCCAAAGGAGGGAAAGAGTTGGAAAGACGCTCAGTCCATCTGCTCTTCGTTCGAAGGCTCGCTGGTCGCCATCGAGGACGAGATAGAACAAG CCTACATCACCATGCTGCTGCAGGGCAGCTCCGTGGGCGTGTGGATCGGTCTGGGGGACTACGACACCATGAAATGGACCAATGGGAGACCAGTGAGCTACACCAACTGGTCTCCGATTGAGCCGAAGAGCTACATCAAT GAGGACGAGTGGGTCAGCGGCTTCGTTGGTGAGAGACTTTGTACCGTTCtgtccaacaaccacaacttcCACCTGACGGGGAAGTGGTACGATGAGCGGTGCAGCGAGAGATCGTATGGATTCGTGTGTCAGAAACCTCAGG aTACCTCCAAACGCCCCGCCCACCCCTCCCAACTCCCTGTCCAtgataacatagagtacaggaGCCGCAGCTACAAGGTTGTGTCTGGGAACATGAGCTGGTACGACGCCATGCACAAGTGCATTGAGAACGACTCTGACCTCGTGAGCATCACAGACGCTTACCACCAGGCCTTCCTCACCGTCCTCGTCAACAGACTGACGGTCCCCCACTGGATCGGACTGTACAGTCAGGAC GGAGGCATTAACTATCAGTGGACGGATGGCAGCGACACCGTGTACACACACTGGGACGCGGCCGATGACGACTTTGTGACCGGGGAGTGTGTATACATGGACGTGactggaggatggaggagagctGACTGTGATGCTCCGCTGCCGGGAGCTGTGTGTCACATCCCTCCACCAA gcagTAAACCGTTTGTGTCGTACGAGCTTGTGTGTCCGTCCATGTGGGTGAAATTCGGACACGGCTGTTACACATTTGAGCCGGTGATACAGAAACTGACGTTTGAAGAGGCGAGAGAGCACTGCAGACAAAGAG TCAACACCTCAGACGTCCTGACCGTGGAGAGCGAGACAGAGAGCCGGTTCATTCTGGAGCAGCTGTGGACCTCAGGATACCTCCACCAGTCTGTGTGGTTAGGGATGTACCTCAACATCGACA CTGACTCTCTGTCCTGGGTGGACGGTTCCCCAATGGACTACACCAACTGGCCCACCAAACCTCCAGACTCCAAGATGCTGACTGCAGACGCCTGCTTCACGACCCGGGTGGTCGATGGTTTGTGGCACCTGGCCCTGTGCCATGAGCGGCTGGGCTTTGTCTGCAAAACCGTGTCCG AGGAGATCCCGGAGGTGGAAGTGGAGCCGCTGAaca CTCTTCATCATGGTATCGTCCCGGCCGCCGTGCTGGTGGCCGTGCTGATCTTTGCCCTGCTGGCAGGAGCGATGTGGTTCATGTACAAGAGGAGCGCGTCACGTTTTCGAGGGCTTCCTACTCTGGGTAACGCTTACTACAGACAAACCAGCTCGCAGGCCACGGAGTCGGACGGGAACGTGCTGATCACAGACCTGGAGGCGAGCTCAGGAGAATAA